Proteins from a genomic interval of Rosa chinensis cultivar Old Blush chromosome 2, RchiOBHm-V2, whole genome shotgun sequence:
- the LOC112186712 gene encoding 30S ribosomal protein S17, chloroplastic has product MSLTASLLPFSPTKLSTQFIHGSTPLTLLSKPASSLAFPTPLRHTFLQPIKALKYLQGRVVCSTNDKTVAVEVTRLAPHPKYKRRVRKKKKYQAHDPDNQFQVGDVVQLEKSRPISKTKTFIAVPLPPKNAKKKSGEEDAPKELGIPLESQQV; this is encoded by the coding sequence ATGTCACTCACAGCTTCACTCCTCCCCTTCTCTCCCACCAAGCTCTCCACCCAGTTCATCCATGGCTCTACTCCTCTCACTCTCCTCTCCAAACCCGCTTCCTCTCTCGCCTTCCCAACCCCACTACGCCACACCTTCCTCCAACCCATCAAGGCCCTCAAGTACCTTCAAGGCCGAGTCGTCTGCTCCACCAACGACAAGACCGTCGCCGTGGAGGTCACTCGCTTAGCCCCTCACCCAAAGTACAAGAGGagggtgaggaagaagaagaagtaccAGGCCCATGACCCGGATAACCAGTTCCAGGTCGGCGACGTGGTCCAGCTTGAGAAGAGCAGACCCATCAGCAAGACCAAGACTTTCATTGCCGTGCCGCTTCCGCCGAAGAATGCGAAGAAGAAATCCGGGGAGGAAGACGCGCCCAAGGAGCTTGGGATTCCTTTGGAGTCTCAGCAGGTTTAG